The proteins below come from a single Frankiales bacterium genomic window:
- a CDS encoding gamma-glutamylcyclotransferase, which produces MTLYAAYGSNLDPVQMLLRAPHSPGRGTGWLVGWRLTFGGEELGWEGALATVVEDAEPTSQVFVGLYDISEADEAALDGWEGTDLGIYTKIRVRVATLDGDVTAWLYVLDGYEGGLPSARYLGMIADAAEAAGAPDDYVAELRRRPCRSVG; this is translated from the coding sequence GTGACGCTGTACGCGGCCTACGGGTCCAACCTCGACCCGGTCCAGATGCTGCTGCGCGCACCGCACTCCCCGGGGCGCGGCACCGGCTGGCTCGTCGGCTGGCGGCTCACCTTCGGCGGCGAGGAGCTCGGCTGGGAGGGCGCGCTCGCCACGGTGGTCGAGGACGCCGAGCCCACCAGCCAGGTCTTCGTCGGGCTCTACGACATCTCCGAGGCCGACGAGGCCGCGCTCGACGGGTGGGAGGGCACCGACCTCGGCATCTACACCAAGATCCGGGTCCGCGTCGCCACGCTCGACGGCGACGTCACCGCATGGCTGTACGTGCTCGACGGCTACGAGGGCGGGCTGCCCAGCGCCCGCTACCTCGGGATGATCGCCGACGCCGCCGAGGCCGCCGGGGCACCGGACGACTACGTCGCGGAGCTGCGCCGCAGGCCGTGCCGCAGCGTCGGCTGA
- the deoC gene encoding deoxyribose-phosphate aldolase — protein MADATRSDAALRRFLHALPGVDQVGAEARAAALSTRSIKTTAKAFAIDLAISMIDLTTLEGADTPGKVRALCAKARRPDPGDPTVPMTAAVCVYNDLVGLARAELGDSGVKVAAVSTAFPSGRASLAVKLADTRDAVLQGADEIDMVIDRGAFLSGRYLEVFEEIAAVREVCHENGADAHLKVILETGELSTYDNVRRASWLAMLAGADFIKTSTGKISPAATLPVTLVMLEACRDWHEATGRMVGMKPAGGIRTTKDAMRYLVLVNETVGTEWLTPDMFRLGASSLLNDLLLQRQRMATGRYSGPDYVTVD, from the coding sequence GTGGCCGACGCCACCCGGTCCGACGCCGCTCTGCGCCGCTTCCTGCACGCCCTGCCCGGGGTCGACCAGGTGGGCGCCGAGGCCCGCGCCGCCGCGCTGTCGACCCGCTCGATCAAGACCACGGCGAAGGCGTTCGCCATCGACCTCGCCATCTCGATGATCGACCTGACCACCCTCGAGGGGGCGGACACCCCCGGCAAGGTGCGCGCGCTGTGCGCGAAGGCGCGCCGCCCCGACCCCGGCGACCCCACCGTGCCCATGACCGCCGCCGTGTGCGTCTACAACGACCTCGTCGGCCTGGCCCGCGCCGAGCTCGGCGACTCCGGCGTCAAGGTGGCCGCTGTGTCCACGGCGTTCCCGTCGGGACGCGCGTCGCTGGCGGTGAAGCTCGCCGACACCCGCGACGCCGTGCTCCAGGGCGCGGACGAGATCGACATGGTCATCGACCGCGGCGCGTTCCTGTCCGGCCGCTACCTCGAGGTGTTCGAGGAGATCGCCGCGGTGCGCGAGGTGTGCCACGAGAACGGCGCCGACGCCCACCTCAAGGTGATCCTGGAGACCGGCGAGCTCTCCACGTACGACAACGTGCGGCGTGCGTCGTGGCTGGCGATGCTGGCCGGCGCCGACTTCATCAAGACGTCCACCGGCAAGATCTCGCCGGCCGCCACGCTGCCCGTCACGCTCGTGATGCTCGAGGCGTGCCGCGACTGGCACGAGGCCACCGGCCGCATGGTCGGCATGAAGCCGGCGGGCGGCATCCGCACCACCAAGGACGCCATGCGGTACCTCGTGCTCGTCAACGAGACCGTGGGCACCGAGTGGCTGACCCCCGACATGTTCCGCCTCGGGGCGTCCAGCCTGCTCAACGACCTGCTCCTGCAGCGCCAGCGGATGGCCACCGGCCGCTACTCCGGCCCCGACTACGTCACCGTCGACTGA
- a CDS encoding phospho-sugar mutase, with translation MTAPALPDPTLLDRARAWLDDDPDPDTRIALDRLLGSAGSGDEGAAAELLDCFEGRLEFGTAGLRGALGPGPNRMNRAVVTAAAAGLAAYLRDVPGDGPLTVVVGYDARHKSDAFARDTVEVMEGAGIHGLLLPRPLPTPVLAFAIRHLGAAAGVMVTASHNPPQDNGYKVYLGDGTQIVPPADTAISERIAAVGPVHDVPRGSGWETLGDDVLDAYLAAAAALVREDSSRRVRIAYTPMHGVGGDVVVEALRRAGFPEPRVVAAQFAPDPEFPTVAFPNPEEPGAMDLALEEGLEADADVVVANDPDADRCAVAVPTRDRGAQGGPAYRMLRGDEVGWLLGWWVHERGTPGPYACSIVSSSLLSRMAAAYGVEHHETLTGFKWIGRVPGLAFGYEEALGYCVDSPHVADKDGISAALLVVELVAVLAAQGRTVHDVLDALAVEHGLHATDQLSVRVEDLSLITDAMARLRAAPPSEVAGLAVESFEDLADGVDGLPPTEGVRLRLAQRTRVVVRPSGTEPKLKCYLEVVVPVTSDVEASRLVAAHRLAELTDAMTGVLGLG, from the coding sequence GTGACCGCCCCCGCCCTCCCGGACCCCACGCTGCTCGACCGCGCGCGGGCCTGGCTCGACGACGACCCCGACCCGGACACGCGGATCGCCCTCGACCGGCTGCTGGGCTCGGCGGGCAGCGGCGACGAGGGAGCGGCCGCCGAGCTGCTCGACTGCTTCGAGGGCCGGCTCGAGTTCGGCACGGCCGGGCTGCGCGGGGCGCTGGGCCCGGGTCCGAACCGGATGAACCGCGCCGTCGTCACCGCTGCCGCCGCGGGGCTCGCGGCGTACCTGCGCGACGTCCCGGGCGACGGGCCGCTCACGGTGGTGGTCGGCTACGACGCGCGGCACAAGTCCGACGCCTTCGCCCGCGACACCGTCGAGGTGATGGAGGGGGCAGGCATCCACGGGCTGCTGCTCCCGCGACCGCTCCCCACGCCGGTGCTCGCCTTCGCGATCCGCCACCTCGGCGCCGCGGCGGGGGTCATGGTGACGGCCAGCCACAACCCCCCGCAGGACAACGGCTACAAGGTCTACCTCGGCGACGGCACGCAGATCGTGCCGCCGGCCGACACCGCGATCAGCGAGCGGATCGCCGCGGTCGGCCCCGTGCACGACGTGCCGCGCGGGTCCGGGTGGGAGACGCTCGGCGACGACGTGCTCGACGCCTACCTCGCCGCCGCGGCCGCGCTCGTGCGCGAGGACTCCTCGCGCCGGGTCCGCATCGCCTACACGCCGATGCACGGGGTCGGCGGCGACGTCGTGGTCGAGGCGCTGCGCCGGGCCGGCTTCCCCGAGCCCCGGGTGGTGGCGGCGCAGTTCGCGCCGGACCCGGAGTTCCCCACCGTGGCGTTCCCCAACCCGGAGGAGCCGGGCGCCATGGACCTCGCCCTCGAGGAGGGGCTCGAGGCCGACGCCGACGTCGTCGTGGCCAACGACCCCGACGCGGACCGGTGCGCGGTCGCGGTGCCCACGCGCGACCGCGGCGCGCAGGGCGGCCCCGCCTACCGCATGCTGCGCGGCGACGAGGTGGGCTGGCTGCTCGGCTGGTGGGTGCACGAGCGGGGCACCCCGGGCCCGTACGCCTGCTCGATCGTGTCGTCGTCGCTGCTCTCGCGTATGGCCGCGGCGTACGGCGTGGAGCACCACGAGACGCTCACCGGCTTCAAGTGGATCGGCCGGGTGCCGGGCCTCGCGTTCGGCTACGAGGAGGCGCTCGGCTACTGCGTCGACTCGCCGCACGTCGCGGACAAGGACGGCATCAGCGCCGCGCTGCTGGTGGTGGAGCTCGTGGCCGTGCTCGCGGCGCAGGGGCGCACCGTGCACGACGTGCTCGACGCGCTCGCGGTGGAGCACGGGCTGCACGCCACGGACCAGCTCTCGGTCCGGGTCGAGGACCTCTCGCTCATCACGGACGCGATGGCCCGGCTGCGCGCGGCTCCGCCGTCGGAGGTGGCGGGGCTCGCCGTCGAGTCCTTCGAGGACCTCGCGGACGGCGTCGACGGGCTGCCGCCCACCGAGGGCGTCCGGCTGCGGCTGGCGCAGCGCACCCGTGTGGTGGTGCGCCCGAGCGGCACCGAGCCGAAGCTCAAGTGCTACCTCGAGGTGGTGGTGCCCGTCACGAGCGACGTCGAGGCCTCGCGGCTGGTCGCCGCGCATCGTCTCGCCGAGCTCACCGACGCGATGACGGGCGTCCTCGGCCTGGGCTGA
- a CDS encoding aspartate aminotransferase family protein, with translation MHAPDEQLTRLVLDYVSQRLAIPETPLDHPGQKAEVDAILSGLVTREGMDPERVLAIYADHLSQTVLSADSPRYWAFIPAAPTKAALLFDMVVSAASLQGISWLEAAGAVAAENQALRWIADAAGLPQGAGGTFVSGGSAGNLSALVVARDTARRRLVQRDGEAARHRRLRVAVSDQAHSSVKNTMSILDVDPLVVTTPDHRFTGEALRAALEADPDPGSVVAVVATSGTTNAGIVDDLRGVGTVANERGLWFHVDGAYGAAGLFAPSVRHLYDGIELADSLVVDPHKWLFAPYDCAALLYREPRLAKAVHTQDASYLDAIHHDDGSYEWNPTDYAYHLTRRARGLPLWFSLVVNGTDAYTEAIESSLTLARAVAREIEAAPHLELVREPTLGMVLFRRLGWAAADYDAWGQRLLRAQTAFVTSTSWEGETVGRFSFIHPATTLDMVREVLATSA, from the coding sequence ATGCACGCACCGGACGAGCAGCTCACCCGCCTCGTCCTCGACTACGTCTCGCAGCGGCTCGCGATCCCGGAGACCCCGCTCGACCATCCCGGCCAGAAGGCCGAGGTCGACGCGATCCTGTCCGGCCTGGTCACCCGCGAGGGCATGGACCCCGAGCGCGTGCTGGCCATCTACGCCGACCACCTGAGCCAGACGGTGCTCTCCGCCGACTCCCCGCGCTACTGGGCGTTCATCCCCGCCGCGCCCACGAAGGCTGCGCTGCTGTTCGACATGGTCGTGTCCGCGGCGTCGCTCCAGGGCATCTCGTGGCTCGAGGCGGCCGGCGCCGTGGCGGCGGAGAACCAGGCGCTGCGCTGGATCGCCGACGCCGCCGGCCTGCCGCAGGGCGCGGGCGGCACCTTCGTGTCCGGGGGCTCGGCGGGCAACCTGTCCGCGCTGGTGGTCGCGCGCGACACCGCGCGACGGCGCCTCGTGCAGCGCGACGGCGAGGCCGCCCGTCACCGGCGGCTGCGGGTGGCGGTCTCCGACCAGGCGCACTCGTCGGTGAAGAACACGATGTCGATCCTCGACGTCGACCCGCTCGTCGTCACCACGCCGGACCACCGGTTCACCGGCGAGGCGCTGCGGGCCGCGCTCGAGGCCGACCCCGACCCGGGCTCCGTCGTGGCCGTCGTCGCCACGTCCGGCACCACGAACGCGGGGATCGTCGACGACCTGCGCGGCGTGGGCACCGTCGCGAACGAGCGCGGCCTGTGGTTCCACGTCGACGGCGCCTACGGCGCGGCAGGGCTGTTCGCGCCCAGCGTCCGGCACCTCTACGACGGCATCGAGCTCGCGGACTCCCTCGTCGTGGACCCGCACAAGTGGCTGTTCGCGCCCTACGACTGCGCCGCGCTGCTCTACCGCGAGCCCCGGCTCGCGAAGGCCGTGCACACGCAGGACGCGTCGTACCTCGACGCGATCCACCACGACGACGGCTCGTACGAGTGGAACCCCACCGACTACGCCTACCACCTCACGCGGCGCGCCCGCGGCCTGCCGCTGTGGTTCTCGCTGGTCGTCAACGGCACCGACGCCTACACCGAGGCCATCGAGAGCTCGCTCACGCTGGCCCGCGCGGTCGCCCGCGAGATCGAGGCGGCGCCGCACCTCGAGCTCGTGCGCGAGCCCACCCTGGGCATGGTGCTCTTCCGCCGCCTCGGCTGGGCCGCGGCCGACTACGACGCCTGGGGGCAGCGGCTCCTGCGCGCGCAGACCGCCTTCGTGACCAGCACGTCGTGGGAGGGCGAGACCGTCGGGCGGTTCTCGTTCATCCACCCCGCGACCACGCTCGACATGGTGCGCGAGGTGCTCGCCACGAGCGCCTGA
- a CDS encoding GNAT family N-acetyltransferase, with protein sequence MSETDAVTISDLGERVADWYAETARLRAASVVQLDDGAWAVTTPAFAQSFASNAVVVRRDPGGPRLRAWAEEHLAPYAHRYVQASCDLSDETRADLAAHGYAVDGLLLMARPTSAPPLPVRGDVRVEPASDDDVADLHRVLWRTEWLPGVGDEEVEQLVGRRTELPAGESLAWVVRDAALHDPVSRDLAACADLTVRGWAAEVDAVAVRASVRRHGYGDAVLAAAVAAAAERGCSHAVLSALVEDWPREWYARRGFVEVGRSWEALRRPDALGFGRS encoded by the coding sequence GTGTCTGAGACCGACGCCGTCACCATCTCGGACCTGGGCGAGCGCGTCGCCGACTGGTACGCCGAGACGGCACGGCTGCGCGCCGCGTCGGTGGTCCAGCTCGACGACGGCGCCTGGGCGGTGACGACGCCGGCCTTCGCGCAGTCGTTCGCCTCCAACGCCGTCGTCGTGCGCCGCGACCCGGGCGGCCCCCGGCTGCGGGCCTGGGCCGAGGAGCACCTCGCGCCGTACGCGCACCGTTACGTGCAGGCCAGCTGCGACCTGTCGGACGAGACCCGCGCGGACCTCGCGGCGCACGGCTACGCCGTCGACGGCCTGCTGCTGATGGCACGACCCACGTCGGCTCCCCCGCTGCCCGTGCGGGGAGACGTCCGCGTGGAGCCCGCATCCGACGACGACGTCGCCGACCTGCATCGCGTGCTGTGGCGCACCGAGTGGCTGCCCGGCGTCGGCGACGAGGAGGTCGAGCAGCTCGTCGGCCGGCGTACCGAGCTCCCCGCAGGGGAGTCGCTGGCCTGGGTGGTCCGCGACGCGGCGCTGCACGACCCGGTGAGCCGCGACCTCGCCGCCTGCGCCGACCTCACGGTGCGCGGCTGGGCGGCGGAGGTCGACGCCGTGGCCGTGCGCGCGTCGGTCCGCCGCCACGGCTACGGCGACGCCGTCCTGGCGGCGGCGGTCGCGGCGGCCGCCGAGCGCGGCTGCAGCCACGCCGTCCTCTCGGCCCTGGTCGAGGACTGGCCGCGCGAGTGGTACGCGCGGCGCGGCTTCGTCGAGGTGGGCCGCTCGTGGGAGGCGCTGCGCCGTCCCGACGCGCTGGGGTTCGGGCGGTCGTGA
- a CDS encoding purine-nucleoside phosphorylase has product MPETPDLLQTDPPAAAAEAAAELARITGVEKHDVALVLGSGWVPAADLIGETVAELSVADLPHFAPPAVAGHAGRVRSVRAGDVRALVMLGRTHFYEQRGVEAVVHGVRTAAAAGCRTVVLTNGCGGLDLSWTPGTPVLISDHINLTGASPLRGATFVDLTDLYSARLRARCREIEPSLPEGVYAQFRGPQYETPAEVRMAGIMGAQLVGMSTALEAIAAREAGLEVLGLSLVTNLAAGLSGEPLNHEEVLDAGRAAAERMGRLLAQVVPAL; this is encoded by the coding sequence GTGCCCGAGACCCCCGACCTCCTCCAGACCGACCCGCCCGCCGCCGCCGCCGAGGCCGCCGCCGAGCTCGCGCGGATCACCGGCGTCGAGAAGCACGACGTCGCTCTCGTGCTCGGCTCGGGCTGGGTGCCCGCGGCCGACCTCATCGGCGAGACCGTGGCCGAGCTATCCGTGGCCGACCTCCCGCACTTCGCGCCGCCCGCGGTGGCCGGCCACGCGGGCCGGGTGCGCAGCGTGCGCGCGGGCGACGTGCGCGCCCTGGTGATGCTCGGGCGCACCCACTTCTACGAGCAGCGCGGCGTGGAGGCCGTGGTGCACGGCGTCCGCACGGCGGCCGCGGCCGGGTGCCGCACCGTCGTGCTCACCAACGGCTGCGGCGGCCTCGACCTGTCGTGGACGCCGGGCACGCCGGTGCTCATCAGCGACCACATCAACCTCACCGGCGCCTCCCCCCTGCGGGGCGCGACCTTCGTCGACCTCACGGACCTGTACTCCGCGCGGCTGCGTGCCCGCTGCCGCGAGATCGAGCCGTCGCTGCCCGAGGGCGTCTACGCGCAGTTCCGCGGCCCGCAGTACGAGACCCCGGCCGAGGTGCGCATGGCGGGGATCATGGGCGCCCAGCTCGTGGGCATGTCCACGGCTCTCGAGGCGATCGCGGCGCGCGAGGCCGGGCTGGAGGTGCTCGGGCTCTCGCTCGTCACCAACCTCGCCGCCGGCCTCTCCGGCGAGCCGCTCAACCACGAGGAGGTGCTCGACGCCGGCCGCGCCGCGGCCGAGCGCATGGGCCGCCTGCTCGCCCAGGTGGTGCCCGCGCTGTGA
- a CDS encoding aldehyde dehydrogenase family protein, whose protein sequence is MPTPFEYAPAPESRAVVDIASSYGLFVDGAFVEGTGGHFKSINPATEEVLAEIAVADEADVDRAVKAARRAYTRVWSKTSGAERAKYLFRIARLVQERSRELAVLETLDNGKPIKESRDVDIPLVAAHFFYYAGWADKLGHAGFGPDPRPLGVAAQVIPWNFPMLMLAWKIAPALAAGNTVVLKPAETTPLTALFFADICRQAELPPGVVNIITGAGDTGRALVEHPDVDKVAFTGSTEVGKAIARSVAGSDKRVTLELGGKAANIVFDDAPIDQTVEGIVAGIFFNQGHVCCAGSRLLVQESVADELVARLKKRLSTLRLGDPMDKNTDIGAINSLEQLERIRHLAGVGDDEGAERWTADCDLPAKGYWFAPTVFTGVTQAHRIAREEIFGPVLSVLTFRTPSEAIEKANNTAYGLSAGVWTEKGSRILRMASAMRAGVVWANTYNRFDPTSPFGGYKESGYGREGGRHGLAAYLDVS, encoded by the coding sequence ATGCCCACCCCGTTCGAGTACGCGCCCGCTCCCGAGTCGCGCGCGGTCGTCGACATCGCGTCGTCCTACGGCCTGTTCGTCGACGGCGCGTTCGTCGAGGGCACCGGCGGCCACTTCAAGAGCATCAACCCGGCCACCGAGGAGGTGCTCGCCGAGATCGCGGTCGCCGACGAGGCCGACGTCGACCGCGCGGTGAAGGCGGCCCGGCGCGCCTACACCCGCGTGTGGTCGAAGACGTCGGGCGCCGAGCGGGCCAAGTACCTGTTCCGCATCGCGCGGCTCGTGCAGGAGCGCAGCCGCGAGCTGGCCGTGCTCGAGACCCTCGACAACGGCAAGCCGATCAAGGAGTCGCGCGACGTCGACATCCCGCTCGTCGCGGCGCACTTCTTCTACTACGCCGGCTGGGCCGACAAGCTCGGGCACGCCGGCTTCGGGCCGGACCCACGTCCCCTGGGCGTGGCCGCGCAGGTCATCCCGTGGAACTTCCCGATGCTCATGCTCGCGTGGAAGATCGCGCCGGCCCTGGCCGCGGGCAACACCGTCGTGCTCAAGCCGGCCGAGACCACGCCGCTGACGGCGCTGTTCTTCGCCGACATCTGCCGGCAGGCCGAGCTGCCCCCGGGCGTCGTCAACATCATCACGGGGGCGGGCGACACCGGCCGTGCCCTCGTCGAGCACCCCGACGTCGACAAGGTGGCGTTCACCGGCTCCACCGAGGTGGGCAAGGCCATCGCACGCTCCGTCGCGGGCAGCGACAAGCGCGTCACCCTCGAGCTCGGCGGCAAGGCGGCCAACATCGTGTTCGACGACGCCCCGATCGACCAGACGGTCGAGGGCATCGTCGCCGGGATCTTCTTCAACCAGGGGCACGTCTGCTGCGCGGGCTCGCGGCTGCTGGTGCAGGAGTCGGTGGCCGACGAGCTCGTCGCGCGGCTCAAGAAGCGGCTCTCCACGCTGCGCCTGGGCGACCCGATGGACAAGAACACCGACATCGGCGCCATCAACTCCCTGGAGCAGCTCGAGCGCATCCGCCACCTCGCGGGCGTGGGCGACGACGAGGGCGCCGAGCGCTGGACGGCGGACTGCGACCTGCCGGCCAAGGGCTACTGGTTCGCCCCCACCGTGTTCACCGGCGTCACCCAGGCGCACCGGATCGCGCGCGAGGAGATCTTCGGCCCGGTGCTGTCGGTGCTCACGTTCCGCACGCCGTCCGAGGCGATCGAGAAGGCCAACAACACCGCCTACGGGCTGTCCGCGGGCGTGTGGACCGAGAAGGGCTCGCGGATCCTGCGGATGGCCTCGGCCATGCGCGCCGGGGTCGTGTGGGCCAACACCTACAACCGCTTCGACCCCACCAGCCCCTTCGGCGGGTACAAGGAGTCCGGGTACGGCCGCGAGGGCGGCCGGCACGGGCTCGCGGCGTACCTCGACGTGAGCTGA
- a CDS encoding GNAT family N-acetyltransferase, which translates to MTAKGLRVSLVAYDDDLAPKTPSPYEDWPDGEREKPRGLGRYLVEVTDAAGATAVVGTVSWHLESYGPTPGSHAWNIGIGLIPAVRGHGIGTVAQRLLAEWLLETTYVERIEASTDVENVAEQKALERAGFVQEGILRSAQERADGRHDLFLYSLLRDDVE; encoded by the coding sequence ATGACCGCCAAGGGTCTGCGGGTGTCGCTGGTCGCCTACGACGACGACCTCGCGCCGAAGACACCCTCGCCGTACGAGGACTGGCCGGACGGCGAGCGCGAGAAGCCGCGCGGGCTGGGCCGCTACCTCGTCGAGGTGACCGACGCGGCGGGGGCCACCGCGGTGGTGGGCACGGTCTCGTGGCACCTGGAGTCCTACGGCCCCACGCCGGGGTCGCACGCGTGGAACATCGGCATCGGTCTGATCCCGGCCGTGCGCGGCCACGGCATCGGCACGGTCGCCCAGCGGCTTCTCGCGGAGTGGTTGCTGGAGACCACGTACGTCGAGCGCATCGAGGCCTCGACCGACGTCGAGAACGTCGCCGAGCAGAAGGCCCTCGAGCGCGCCGGCTTCGTGCAGGAGGGCATCCTGCGCTCGGCGCAGGAGCGCGCCGACGGCCGGCACGACCTGTTCCTCTACTCGCTGCTGCGCGACGACGTCGAGTGA
- a CDS encoding aldehyde dehydrogenase family protein, whose product MASRLEVRKTYKLYVGGAFPRSESGRSYEVTDTKGRFLANAAQASRKDARDAVVAARKAQPGWAAATAYNRGQVLYRVAEVMEGRREQFVEEVSRAEGLTTRRAESVVDAAVDRWVWYAGWADKLAQVLGATNPVAGPYFNFSIPEPTGVVAVVAPQDSSLLGLVSVVAPVVVSGNTAVVLASEQRPLAAITLSEVLATSDVPGGVVNLLTGHVAEVTPWLAAHMDVNAIDLAGVEDADLRRTLEVAAADNVKRVRRPDTDDWSADPGLSRIRSFVETKTVWHPIGV is encoded by the coding sequence ATGGCATCGCGACTCGAGGTCCGCAAGACCTACAAGCTCTACGTGGGCGGGGCTTTCCCCCGCTCGGAGAGCGGCCGCAGCTACGAGGTCACCGACACCAAGGGCCGGTTCCTCGCCAACGCCGCGCAGGCCTCGCGCAAGGACGCCCGCGACGCCGTCGTGGCCGCGCGCAAGGCGCAGCCGGGCTGGGCGGCGGCGACGGCGTACAACCGGGGCCAGGTGCTCTACCGCGTCGCCGAGGTGATGGAGGGCCGGCGCGAGCAGTTCGTCGAGGAGGTCTCGCGCGCGGAAGGGCTGACCACCCGTCGGGCGGAGTCGGTCGTCGACGCCGCGGTCGACCGCTGGGTCTGGTACGCCGGCTGGGCCGACAAGCTCGCCCAGGTGCTCGGCGCCACCAACCCCGTGGCCGGCCCCTACTTCAACTTCTCGATCCCCGAGCCCACGGGCGTCGTGGCCGTCGTGGCGCCGCAGGACTCGTCGCTGCTCGGGCTCGTCTCCGTCGTCGCCCCGGTGGTCGTCTCGGGCAACACGGCCGTGGTGCTGGCCTCCGAGCAGCGACCGCTGGCGGCCATCACGCTCTCGGAGGTGCTGGCCACCTCCGACGTGCCGGGCGGCGTCGTCAACCTCCTGACCGGCCACGTGGCCGAGGTGACGCCGTGGCTCGCGGCGCACATGGACGTCAACGCGATCGACCTCGCCGGCGTGGAGGACGCCGATCTGCGCCGCACCCTCGAGGTGGCGGCGGCCGACAACGTCAAGCGGGTGCGGCGTCCGGACACCGACGACTGGTCGGCCGACCCGGGCCTCTCGCGCATCCGCTCGTTCGTCGAGACCAAGACCGTCTGGCACCCCATCGGTGTCTGA
- a CDS encoding NAD(P)H-quinone dehydrogenase produces the protein MTRVVIVGGGPGGYEAALVAAQLGAEVTVVDRDGIGGSAVLTDCVPSKTLIATAEVMTSVAESVELGVRTAADDAQVQLSVRLGEVNDRVKRLAAAQSVDIQARLEREGVRVVRGIGRLDGPTAVVSESFDGVTENHPADAVLVATGARPRVLPDAVPDGERILSWEQVYDLDALPERLVVVGSGVTGAEFASAYDALGSEVVLVSSRDRVLPGEDPDAAQVLEDVFRRRGMKVLGRSRAQAVRRTADGVVVVLADGTEVEGSHCLMAVGSLPNTEGLGLEDAGVALTPSGFIEVDRVSRTSARGVYAAGDVTGVLMLASVAAMQGRLAMWHALGDAVRPLDLSTVSSNVFTEPEIATIGVTQAQADAGEIDVRVVKLPLATNARAKMQGLHDGFVKLFARPGTGIVVGGVVVAPKASELVFPIALAVEHRLTVDQVAGSFTVYPSLSGSIAEAARQLHRRA, from the coding sequence ATGACGCGCGTGGTGATCGTCGGCGGCGGCCCCGGCGGCTACGAGGCCGCCCTGGTGGCCGCGCAGCTCGGCGCCGAGGTGACCGTGGTCGACCGCGACGGCATCGGCGGCTCCGCCGTCCTCACCGACTGCGTGCCCAGCAAGACCCTCATCGCGACCGCCGAGGTGATGACCTCGGTGGCCGAGAGCGTCGAGCTCGGCGTGCGCACCGCGGCCGACGACGCGCAGGTGCAGCTCTCGGTGCGGCTCGGGGAGGTCAACGACCGGGTCAAGCGGCTCGCCGCGGCGCAGTCGGTCGACATCCAGGCCCGGCTCGAGCGCGAGGGCGTCCGCGTGGTCCGCGGGATCGGCCGGCTCGACGGCCCCACCGCGGTGGTCTCCGAGTCGTTCGACGGCGTCACCGAGAACCACCCCGCCGACGCCGTGCTGGTCGCCACCGGGGCGCGGCCGCGGGTGCTGCCCGACGCCGTGCCCGACGGCGAGCGGATCCTCAGCTGGGAGCAGGTCTACGACCTCGACGCCCTGCCGGAGCGGCTGGTCGTGGTCGGGTCCGGCGTCACCGGCGCCGAGTTCGCCTCGGCGTACGACGCGCTGGGCTCCGAGGTCGTGCTGGTGTCCTCGCGCGACCGCGTGCTGCCCGGCGAGGACCCCGACGCCGCGCAGGTGCTCGAGGACGTGTTCCGGCGGCGCGGCATGAAGGTGCTCGGTCGCTCGCGCGCGCAGGCGGTGCGGCGCACGGCCGACGGCGTCGTCGTGGTGCTCGCGGACGGCACGGAGGTCGAGGGCTCGCACTGCCTCATGGCCGTGGGGTCCCTGCCCAACACCGAAGGCCTCGGGCTCGAGGACGCCGGCGTCGCGCTGACGCCGTCCGGGTTCATCGAGGTCGACCGCGTCTCGCGCACCTCGGCCCGGGGCGTGTACGCCGCCGGCGACGTCACCGGCGTCCTCATGCTCGCCTCGGTCGCCGCGATGCAGGGCCGGCTCGCCATGTGGCACGCGCTCGGCGACGCCGTGCGCCCGCTGGACCTCTCGACCGTGTCGAGCAACGTCTTCACCGAGCCCGAGATCGCCACGATCGGCGTCACCCAGGCGCAGGCCGACGCCGGCGAGATCGACGTCCGGGTCGTCAAGCTGCCGCTGGCCACGAACGCGCGCGCGAAGATGCAGGGCCTGCACGACGGCTTCGTGAAGCTCTTCGCGCGCCCGGGCACCGGGATCGTGGTGGGCGGCGTCGTCGTGGCACCCAAGGCCAGCGAGCTGGTCTTCCCGATCGCGCTCGCCGTGGAGCACCGGCTCACCGTCGACCAGGTGGCGGGCTCGTTCACCGTGTACCCGTCGCTGTCCGGCTCGATCGCCGAGGCCGCGCGCCAGCTGCACCGCCGCGCCTGA